GGGGCCGAAATCCCAGTCGTTGCCCGCCCCGTTGGGCTCGTGCCAGTCCTGGGCCTGCGAGTAGTAGAACCCGAGCCGCATTTGGTGGCGCCGGCAGGCCTCGGCCAACTCCTTGAGCACGTCGCGCTTGAAGGGCGTGGCCTGCACCACGTTGTAGGCGCTGGCCCGGGAGCCATAGAGGGCGAAGCCGTCGTGATGCTTGGCCGTGATGACGATGTATCTCATGCCCGCTTCTTGGGCGAGCTGGACCCAGGCCTCGGGGTCGAACTTCACGGGATTCCACTCTCGGGCCAGCGCCTCGTACTCCCGCACGGGGATCCGGGCGCGATTCATGATCCATTCCCCGATCCCGGGAACAACCTTCCCCTTCCATTCGCCGGCGGGGAGTGCGTAGAGCCCCCAGTGGATGAAGAGCCCGAACTT
Above is a window of Vicinamibacteria bacterium DNA encoding:
- a CDS encoding alpha-L-fucosidase, with translation MRLRAAACFLFGIILLLSSQGVSSEAPDPGAAKKRLAWFREAKFGLFIHWGLYALPAGEWKGKVVPGIGEWIMNRARIPVREYEALAREWNPVKFDPEAWVQLAQEAGMRYIVITAKHHDGFALYGSRASAYNVVQATPFKRDVLKELAEACRRHQMRLGFYYSQAQDWHEPNGAGNDWDFGP